From a single Natronorubrum tibetense GA33 genomic region:
- a CDS encoding alpha/beta fold hydrolase, giving the protein MAELALEDGTLWYETRGDGQPLVFIHGGWMNGQAWKPQVDRFADEYQAITMDVRGHGQTGATEPNRYSIELFADDLEALLSELDLENPILCGLSLGSMVVQEYMDRHPDRAASAVLGGAVRSMPPMDLPPMMKPLMSPLPALSTSLSMTGPQTTFRSMLYSIQATTGERWLSVNPEVRETAMDAVDDISRSEFRKVFGALYRYEASDLSHVETPTLVVHGEQEAPLVKQQGAQLVSEVATGEHLELSESGHLVNQDRPEAFNAASAAFLENGSAA; this is encoded by the coding sequence ATGGCAGAACTCGCTCTCGAGGACGGCACGCTCTGGTACGAAACGCGCGGCGACGGCCAGCCGCTGGTCTTCATTCACGGCGGCTGGATGAACGGACAGGCCTGGAAGCCACAGGTCGACCGTTTCGCGGACGAGTACCAAGCGATCACGATGGACGTCCGCGGTCACGGTCAGACGGGCGCGACCGAACCCAACCGGTACTCGATCGAACTCTTCGCCGACGACCTCGAGGCGCTCCTCTCGGAACTCGATCTCGAGAACCCAATCCTCTGTGGCCTCTCGCTAGGCTCGATGGTCGTCCAGGAGTACATGGATCGCCACCCCGACCGCGCGGCGAGCGCGGTCCTCGGCGGGGCGGTGCGATCGATGCCGCCGATGGATCTACCGCCGATGATGAAACCCCTCATGTCGCCGCTGCCGGCGCTGTCGACCTCGCTGTCGATGACCGGCCCGCAGACGACGTTCCGTTCGATGCTGTACTCAATTCAGGCGACGACCGGCGAGCGCTGGCTGTCGGTGAATCCCGAGGTTCGGGAGACGGCGATGGACGCCGTCGACGACATCTCCCGCAGCGAGTTCCGGAAGGTATTCGGCGCGCTCTATCGGTACGAGGCCTCCGACCTCTCGCACGTCGAGACGCCGACGCTCGTCGTCCACGGCGAACAGGAGGCCCCGCTGGTCAAGCAACAGGGCGCACAACTCGTCTCGGAAGTCGCGACCGGCGAGCACCTGGAGCTCTCGGAATCGGGCCACCTCGTCAATCAGGAC
- a CDS encoding uracil-xanthine permease family protein — MTETGDESADGSADAGGDPDDRDVSDDIEYGIDDRPPVGESAVLGIQHYLTMVGANIAVPLILASAMGMPADVTAQFVGTFFIVSGIATLAQTTFGNRYPIVQGAPFSMLAPALAIVAVVTAGGVGTGDDWQAALLQLQGAIIVAAAVQVAMGYFGLVGKLRRFLSPVVIAPTIALIGLALFDAPQITTPDQSWLLLGLTLGLILLFSQYLDIKHKAFRLYPVILAIGIAWFVAAGLSVADVFGGEHPGYVPLGEVTDTTFILPIYPFQWGIPEFTTAFIIGMFAGVLASIVESIGDYYAVANLTGAAAPSEKRINHGIGMEGLMNVFSGVMGTGGSTSYSENIGAIGLTGVASRYVVQIGAVIMLIFGFIGYFGQLIATIPDPIVGGLFIAMFAQIVAVGIGNLKHVDLDSSRNLFVVGFALFIGLAMPAYMGNFESTLAFRDAVGLEAALAGYPAPLETAAEAVVDTVFIIGSTGMAVGGLAALVLDNTIPGTREERGLAQWERITEDESEFESVWDRWVGSDR; from the coding sequence ATGACTGAAACGGGGGACGAATCGGCAGACGGAAGTGCTGACGCTGGCGGTGATCCAGACGATCGCGACGTCAGTGACGATATCGAGTACGGCATCGACGACCGGCCGCCAGTCGGCGAATCGGCGGTGCTGGGGATCCAACACTACCTGACGATGGTCGGGGCGAACATCGCGGTGCCGTTGATTCTGGCTAGCGCGATGGGGATGCCCGCCGACGTGACGGCGCAGTTCGTCGGCACCTTTTTCATCGTTTCGGGGATCGCGACGCTGGCCCAGACGACGTTCGGAAACCGGTATCCGATCGTCCAGGGTGCGCCGTTCTCGATGCTCGCGCCTGCACTCGCCATCGTCGCCGTCGTCACCGCAGGCGGCGTCGGAACGGGGGACGACTGGCAGGCGGCCTTACTACAACTACAGGGAGCGATCATCGTTGCCGCGGCGGTTCAGGTCGCGATGGGATACTTCGGTCTCGTCGGGAAACTCCGACGGTTCCTCTCGCCCGTCGTCATCGCGCCGACGATCGCGCTGATCGGGCTGGCGTTGTTCGACGCGCCCCAGATCACGACGCCGGATCAGAGCTGGCTGCTGCTCGGACTGACGCTCGGACTGATCTTGCTGTTCTCACAGTATCTCGACATCAAACACAAGGCGTTTCGGCTGTATCCGGTGATTCTGGCGATCGGGATCGCCTGGTTCGTCGCCGCCGGGCTCTCGGTCGCCGATGTCTTCGGCGGGGAGCACCCCGGATACGTTCCGCTGGGTGAGGTCACAGACACGACGTTCATCCTGCCGATTTACCCGTTCCAGTGGGGGATCCCCGAATTCACGACCGCCTTTATTATCGGGATGTTCGCGGGCGTGCTCGCCTCGATCGTCGAGAGCATCGGCGACTACTACGCCGTGGCCAACCTGACCGGTGCCGCGGCACCCAGCGAGAAACGGATCAATCACGGGATCGGGATGGAGGGACTGATGAACGTCTTCTCCGGCGTGATGGGCACCGGCGGATCGACCTCCTACTCCGAGAACATCGGCGCGATCGGTCTAACCGGCGTCGCCTCCCGCTACGTCGTCCAGATCGGCGCGGTTATCATGCTAATATTCGGCTTCATCGGCTACTTCGGCCAACTCATCGCGACGATTCCGGATCCCATCGTCGGCGGGCTGTTCATCGCCATGTTCGCCCAGATCGTCGCCGTCGGTATCGGGAACCTCAAACACGTCGATTTGGACTCCTCGAGAAACCTCTTCGTCGTCGGTTTCGCCCTCTTCATCGGGCTGGCGATGCCCGCCTACATGGGCAACTTCGAGTCCACCCTCGCGTTCCGCGACGCGGTCGGTCTCGAGGCCGCACTCGCCGGCTATCCGGCTCCGCTCGAGACCGCTGCTGAGGCCGTCGTCGACACCGTGTTCATCATCGGTTCGACGGGGATGGCCGTCGGCGGACTCGCGGCCCTCGTTCTCGACAACACGATTCCGGGCACCCGCGAGGAGCGCGGTCTCGCTCAATGGGAGCGGATCACCGAGGACGAGTCCGAGTTCGAGAGCGTCTGGGACCGGTGGGTCGGCTCCGATCGGTAG
- a CDS encoding VWA domain-containing protein: MVADAGGKKLSSLPFPAIVGQDELKRVLLAVAANDGLDGALVVGEKGTAKSTAVRGLVDLLPDQRAVADCPYGCSPTDSTQQCEECRERDPDELPVETRSVPLVTLPLGATRDRVVGTLSVEDALAGAADFDPGLLARAHRGILYVDEVNLLDDHLVDVILDSAASGVNTVERDGISVSHPAEFTLIGTMNPEEGDLRPQLRDRFALQATVEGCREVDDRVEIIDRALESNGSGTENGADESDPWTAYADETAALREGLLAARERLSSVALPTDFKEEIAHLCLEAGVDGHRGDVATARTAMTIAALEGRTTVIEPDVHEAARYALPHRLRSTPFEDEPDLEDILEDRFEEDAPEDREDGDAGESDENEADDGEEEGGSGNESGGDGREVRGESDSEDGDDGTDDSDGDTDPETDDSGSERQFDDGTEPAGGTPEPSHADSGTDSEANDSSERDSDDDDGGNGDGDEEDEARPLVPGQRRGEVADVGEARAPDLDSPNVESQRATGNGGARASTTPSVDNRGARVRTEPASGDGPIDAAASVRSAAARGDSKIEKRDLRQSVRAGETSVTIVFAVDASASMRPAMRTAKGVVLELLRDSYEHRDQVAFVAFAGEDADVLLPPTDSVSLAARHLKELPSGDRTPLPAGLETSRRVLERAETDASVVVCVTDGRANVADGSPTEATRRAARGLAADDATVIVVDAGDDSRAGLSKLVAAEADGELVDLSSLSAETVRAAADRAAADDSPN; this comes from the coding sequence ATGGTTGCAGACGCTGGGGGCAAAAAGCTGTCGTCACTCCCCTTTCCGGCGATCGTCGGGCAGGACGAGTTAAAGCGCGTGTTGCTCGCCGTCGCGGCCAACGACGGCCTCGACGGGGCCCTGGTCGTCGGCGAGAAAGGCACCGCGAAGTCGACCGCCGTCCGGGGACTCGTCGACCTCCTCCCCGACCAGCGAGCCGTCGCGGACTGTCCGTACGGCTGTTCTCCCACCGACTCGACACAGCAGTGCGAGGAGTGCCGTGAACGCGACCCCGACGAACTGCCAGTCGAGACTCGGTCCGTTCCACTCGTCACCCTCCCACTGGGAGCGACTCGAGACCGCGTCGTCGGGACCCTCTCGGTCGAAGACGCCCTCGCCGGTGCGGCCGACTTCGATCCGGGGCTGCTCGCTCGCGCCCACCGGGGCATTCTCTACGTCGACGAGGTCAACCTGCTCGACGACCACCTCGTCGATGTCATCCTCGACTCGGCCGCAAGCGGCGTCAACACCGTCGAGCGCGACGGAATCAGCGTCTCTCACCCTGCCGAATTCACCCTGATCGGGACCATGAACCCCGAAGAGGGCGACCTCAGGCCGCAGTTACGGGATCGGTTCGCCCTTCAGGCCACCGTCGAGGGCTGTCGCGAGGTCGACGACCGCGTCGAGATCATCGATCGAGCGCTCGAGTCCAACGGTTCAGGCACTGAAAACGGAGCCGACGAGTCGGATCCCTGGACCGCCTACGCCGACGAGACGGCAGCTTTGCGGGAGGGTCTCCTCGCGGCCCGCGAGCGGCTCTCGAGCGTCGCCCTCCCCACCGATTTCAAAGAAGAGATCGCCCACCTTTGCCTCGAGGCCGGCGTCGATGGCCATCGCGGCGACGTGGCGACGGCTCGGACCGCGATGACCATCGCCGCCCTCGAGGGCCGGACGACTGTCATCGAGCCGGACGTGCACGAGGCCGCGCGCTACGCCCTTCCGCACCGACTCCGGAGCACGCCGTTCGAGGACGAACCGGATTTGGAGGATATACTCGAGGACCGGTTCGAGGAGGACGCACCCGAAGATCGTGAGGACGGCGACGCGGGTGAGTCGGACGAGAACGAGGCTGACGACGGAGAAGAGGAGGGTGGGTCGGGAAACGAGTCCGGCGGCGATGGACGTGAGGTCCGTGGCGAGTCCGACTCGGAGGATGGTGACGACGGGACCGACGACTCGGACGGGGATACCGACCCGGAGACCGACGACTCCGGATCCGAACGCCAATTCGACGACGGCACCGAGCCAGCAGGGGGTACTCCCGAACCCTCCCACGCTGACTCCGGCACGGATAGCGAGGCAAACGACTCGAGCGAACGGGATTCGGACGATGACGACGGCGGAAACGGTGACGGTGATGAGGAGGACGAAGCTCGGCCCCTCGTCCCCGGCCAGCGACGCGGCGAGGTTGCCGACGTCGGCGAGGCGCGAGCACCCGACCTCGACTCGCCGAACGTCGAGAGCCAACGGGCGACGGGGAACGGTGGCGCTCGAGCGAGCACCACACCCAGTGTCGACAACCGCGGCGCGCGCGTTCGAACCGAACCGGCGTCGGGAGACGGCCCCATCGACGCGGCGGCGTCGGTTCGATCCGCCGCCGCTCGAGGGGACTCGAAGATCGAAAAACGGGACCTCCGCCAGTCGGTCCGCGCCGGCGAAACGTCGGTGACGATCGTCTTCGCCGTCGACGCCAGCGCTTCGATGCGACCCGCGATGCGCACCGCGAAGGGGGTCGTCCTCGAGCTCCTGCGGGACAGCTACGAACACCGCGACCAGGTCGCCTTCGTCGCCTTTGCGGGCGAGGATGCCGACGTCCTCCTGCCGCCGACCGACAGCGTCTCGCTGGCCGCGCGGCACTTGAAGGAGTTACCGTCGGGCGATCGGACACCGCTCCCGGCGGGGCTCGAGACCTCGAGACGGGTGCTCGAGCGAGCGGAGACGGACGCTTCAGTCGTCGTCTGTGTGACGGACGGCCGGGCGAACGTGGCTGACGGCAGTCCGACCGAGGCCACGCGTCGGGCTGCGCGGGGACTTGCGGCCGACGACGCGACCGTTATCGTCGTGGACGCCGGTGACGACTCCCGTGCCGGACTTTCGAAACTGGTCGCAGCCGAAGCCGACGGCGAACTGGTCGACCTCTCGTCGCTGTCGGCCGAGACGGTTCGCGCTGCGGCCGATCGGGCAGCGGCGGACGACTCCCCCAACTAA